In the Heterodontus francisci isolate sHetFra1 chromosome 6, sHetFra1.hap1, whole genome shotgun sequence genome, one interval contains:
- the alg11 gene encoding GDP-Man:Man(3)GlcNAc(2)-PP-Dol alpha-1,2-mannosyltransferase, translated as MAASGWCVCQFLRIMFSLIIPMLFVTAALSFILVVILLYIRFWICPKKKLSQSPGKDGKTPLVVAFFHPYCHAGGGGERVLWCAIRALQKRYEDIIIIIYTGDQDATDQEILDGAYRRFNIKLLQPVHFIFLKKRYLVEARLYPYFTLLGQSLGSVLLGWEALMKCVPDIFIDSMGYAYTLPLFKYLGGCQVGCYVHYPTISTDMLSVVRDRNPRFNNAAFISTNPILSKLKLVYYYIFAWMYGLVGSCSDVIMVNSTWTLNHILALWKAGDRTHVVCPPCDVQTFLDIPLEDDSKKAEHSIVSIGQFRPEKDHSLQIKAFYQFLQMKSAEQSAVKLILIGGCRNTDDEERVVRLKELCETLRVTENVEFKINISFEQLKKYLAEATIGLHTMWNEHFGIGVVECMAAGTVILAHNSGGPKLDIVVPHDGGETGFLADSEESYADAVNTILSLSPEKRLEIRKNARQSVSRFSDQEFETSFISAVELFF; from the exons GATTATGTTTTCGCTGATCATTCCTATGCTTTTCGTAACTGCCGCTTTATCATTCATCCTTGTCGTTATTTTACTGTATATTCGATTCTGGATCTGTCCAAAGAAGAAATTATCACAAAGTCCAGGAAAAGATGGCAAGACACCTCTAGTTGTGGCATTCTTTCACCCATATTGCCATGCTGGGGGTGGTGGAGAAAGGGTTTTATGGTGTGCGATAAGAGCATTGCAGAAGAG GTATGAAGATATTATAATTATCATTTATACTGGAGATCAAGATGCCACGGATCAAGAAATTCTTGATGGAGCTTACAGGCGGTTTAATATCAAACTTCTTCAACCTGTTCATTTCATTTTCCTCAAAAAACGATATCTAGTGGAAGCTAGGCTTTATCCATATTTTACGCTGCTAGGTCAAAGTCTGGGGTCTGTTTTGCTTGGATGGGAGGCCCTTATGAAGTGCGTTCCTGATATCTTTATAGATTCCATGGGCTATGCATACACACTTCCTCTCTTCAAGTACCTGGGAGGCTGCCAAGTCGGGTGCTATGTTCACTATCCTACTATCAGTACAGACATGCTCTCTGTGGTGAGGGACAGGAATCCAAGGTTTAACAATGCAGCTTTTATATCTACAAATCCTATACTGAGCAAACTGAAACTTGTATACTATTACATCTTTGCTTGGATGTATGGATTGGTTGGTTCTTGCAGTGATGTTATAATGGTAAATTCTACATGGACTCTGAATCATATCCTTGCTCTTTGGAAAGCTGGTGACCGAACCCATGTTGTTTGCCCACCCTGTGATGTTCAGACATTCTTGGATATTCCATTAGAAGATGACAGTAAAAAGGCAGAACATTCCATTGTTTCAATTGGCCAGTTTCGGCCAGAAAAGGACCATTCTCTACAAATCAAAGCTTTCTATCAGTTCCTTCAGATGAAGAGTGCTGAGCAGTCAGCTGTGAAGCTAATATTGATTGGAGGTTGCCGTAACACTGATGATGAAGAGCGAGTAGTTCGCTTAAAAGAACTGTGCGAGACTCTGAGAGTTACAGAAAATGTTGAGTTTAAGATTAACATTTCATTTGAACAACTTAAAAAATATCTAGCTGAAGCCACTATTGGACTGCACACCATGTGGAATGAACATTTTGGTATAG GTGTGGTTGAGTGCATGGCAGCAGGAACTGTTATTCTGGCCCATAATTCAGGAGGTCCTAAGTTAGATATAGTAGTACCACATGATGGAGGTGAGACGGGTTTCCTGGCAGACAGCGAAGAAAGTTATGCTGACGCCGTGAATACCATTCTATCATTGTCACCTGAAAAGAGGCTGGAGATTAGGAAGAATGCTCGACAGTCAGTGAGCAGATTCTCCGATCAGGAGTTTGAAACATCATTTATATCTGCTgtggaactttttttttaa